A window of Polaribacter litorisediminis contains these coding sequences:
- a CDS encoding S41 family peptidase, which translates to MKKIFFIFSIFIAYTTCAQNTRLLRQPTLSKTDIVFLHASDLWKVPLEGGNAIRLTSDDGYETAPQFSQDGKWIAFTAQYDGNIDVFLVSVNGGEPKRLTYHPSRDEVQSWTPDGKILFRSDRASKPTQTSKFYTISTQGGMPEAFDIPRAAYGEISEDNAYIAYTPITSWDAEWRNYRGGQAMPIWIVDLETKELIKTPQKDGERHVSPVWYKGDVYYISERDYTANIWSYNIATKEEQQITFHKKFDVKNMDANSNGIVYEQAGFLHRLNPETKETNQIVINVKGDLNYSRTRWMDVSGRDLTNPNVSPKGKRAIFEHRGEIFTVPKENGTWRNLTNSSGIADRSPIWSPKGDKVAWFSDKSGEYQMVIADQDGANPTSIKLPNPTFYFQPDWSPDGKHLAYTDTNFVIWIVNLETKKITKVDADGYAHPNRTMNPKWSPDSDWIAYAKQNNNNFKSIFAYQISTKKIVQITDPIADAISPVWDASGKYIYTLASTDYGLQTGWLDMSSYDPSVTRSLYCVVLSAKDQAPVLPKTDEESAKKEVVKDDKKNTKEDEKSAKKTPKESKTIIDEKGLFDRAVVLKLPARNYVALLKGLENKVFIAEAIPNATGLTVHNYDVLKEKPTVFATGVSTMTASNDRNSVLLFKNGKWSLESSKAAKAGKETLKTNMKIKVDPKAEAHQIFKEGWRYMRDFLYVDNVHGAPWDDVYKWYSPWINDVKHRTDLNYVVDMMSGEVAIGHSYVSGGDLPNVDRVPVGLLGADLEKNKGFYRFKKIYSGERWNPSITAPLGLPGINVHEGDYLLAINGVSLTSAMNPYQLLEQTAGREIYIKVNDIPSEKNAKTVLIKPVASERGLRSIDWVEGNRRKVDALSNGKLAYVYVPNTSQPGFTSFNRYYFSQQDKKGVIIDERNNGGGSAADYMIDIMSREVVGYFNSKSESRRPWTTPMAGIWGPKVMIINERAGSGGDLLPYMFKEKNLGPLVGTRTWGGLVGTWDTPRFIDGGRMVAPRGGFYDVDGNWAVEGEGVAPDIEVHQTPKEVLQGKDPQLEKAVEEALRLLAGNEFKLQPEPKAPIRSKRPKGYKKDH; encoded by the coding sequence ATGAAAAAAATTTTCTTTATTTTTTCAATATTCATCGCTTATACTACCTGCGCGCAAAACACACGTTTATTAAGACAACCTACACTTTCTAAAACAGATATAGTTTTCTTACACGCTTCAGATTTATGGAAAGTTCCTTTAGAGGGCGGAAATGCGATTCGCTTAACTAGTGATGACGGCTATGAAACAGCTCCCCAATTCTCTCAAGACGGCAAATGGATTGCTTTTACAGCGCAATATGATGGCAATATAGATGTCTTTTTAGTCTCTGTAAATGGCGGCGAACCCAAAAGATTAACCTACCATCCATCAAGAGATGAGGTACAAAGTTGGACGCCCGATGGGAAAATTTTATTCCGTTCAGATAGAGCATCTAAACCTACACAAACTAGTAAATTTTATACGATTTCTACCCAAGGCGGAATGCCCGAAGCATTTGATATTCCGAGAGCGGCTTATGGAGAAATTTCTGAAGACAATGCATATATTGCCTACACGCCAATTACAAGTTGGGATGCCGAGTGGAGAAATTACAGAGGCGGACAAGCGATGCCCATATGGATTGTAGATTTAGAAACGAAAGAATTGATAAAAACACCACAAAAAGATGGAGAAAGACATGTAAGCCCTGTTTGGTATAAAGGTGATGTATATTACATTTCTGAAAGAGATTATACTGCCAACATTTGGTCTTACAATATAGCGACCAAAGAAGAACAACAAATTACCTTTCATAAAAAATTCGATGTTAAAAATATGGATGCCAATTCAAACGGAATTGTGTATGAGCAGGCAGGATTTCTTCATAGATTAAACCCAGAAACGAAGGAAACCAATCAAATTGTCATCAATGTAAAAGGTGATTTAAATTACTCTAGAACAAGATGGATGGATGTTAGCGGCAGAGATCTAACAAATCCGAATGTATCACCAAAAGGAAAAAGAGCCATTTTTGAACACAGAGGTGAAATCTTTACTGTACCCAAAGAAAACGGAACATGGAGAAACTTAACGAACTCTTCTGGCATTGCAGATCGTTCTCCTATTTGGTCGCCAAAAGGTGATAAAGTGGCATGGTTTTCTGATAAAAGCGGCGAATATCAAATGGTCATTGCAGATCAAGATGGCGCAAATCCAACCTCTATAAAACTACCAAACCCAACTTTTTATTTCCAGCCAGATTGGTCTCCAGATGGCAAACATCTTGCCTATACAGACACTAATTTTGTAATTTGGATTGTGAATTTAGAAACCAAAAAAATCACCAAAGTAGATGCTGATGGTTATGCACACCCCAACAGAACTATGAACCCTAAATGGTCTCCAGATAGTGATTGGATTGCCTATGCAAAACAAAATAACAACAACTTTAAATCTATTTTTGCCTATCAAATAAGTACAAAAAAGATCGTACAAATTACAGACCCAATCGCAGATGCCATTTCACCTGTTTGGGATGCGTCTGGTAAATATATTTACACATTAGCAAGCACAGATTATGGCCTACAAACGGGGTGGTTAGATATGAGTTCTTATGATCCAAGTGTCACAAGATCTCTTTATTGTGTTGTTTTAAGCGCTAAAGACCAAGCGCCTGTTTTACCTAAAACAGATGAAGAATCTGCCAAAAAAGAAGTGGTTAAAGATGATAAGAAAAATACTAAAGAAGATGAAAAATCAGCTAAGAAAACGCCAAAAGAAAGCAAAACAATTATTGATGAAAAAGGATTATTTGACCGAGCAGTGGTCTTAAAATTACCAGCAAGAAATTATGTAGCCTTATTAAAAGGACTAGAAAATAAGGTATTTATTGCGGAAGCCATTCCAAACGCTACAGGACTTACAGTTCATAATTATGATGTACTCAAAGAAAAACCAACAGTTTTCGCTACAGGTGTTTCTACCATGACTGCGTCTAACGATAGAAATTCCGTTTTACTTTTTAAAAATGGAAAATGGAGCTTAGAAAGCAGTAAAGCAGCAAAAGCGGGAAAAGAGACGCTAAAAACGAACATGAAAATAAAAGTAGATCCGAAAGCTGAAGCGCATCAAATTTTTAAAGAGGGTTGGCGTTATATGAGAGATTTTCTATATGTTGATAATGTTCATGGTGCCCCTTGGGATGACGTTTATAAATGGTATTCGCCTTGGATCAATGATGTAAAACACAGAACAGATTTAAATTATGTTGTCGATATGATGAGTGGTGAAGTTGCGATTGGTCATTCGTATGTTTCTGGCGGAGATTTACCCAACGTCGATAGAGTTCCTGTTGGTTTATTAGGTGCTGATTTAGAAAAAAACAAGGGCTTTTATCGATTTAAAAAAATATACTCTGGAGAGCGCTGGAATCCTTCTATTACAGCTCCTTTAGGTTTGCCAGGCATCAACGTGCATGAAGGTGATTATTTATTGGCAATTAACGGCGTTTCTCTAACATCCGCAATGAATCCTTATCAGCTATTAGAACAAACTGCGGGAAGAGAAATCTATATAAAAGTGAATGATATCCCTTCAGAAAAAAATGCAAAAACAGTTTTAATAAAACCAGTAGCTAGCGAAAGAGGGTTAAGATCTATTGACTGGGTTGAAGGAAATAGAAGAAAAGTTGACGCCCTTTCTAATGGAAAATTGGCGTATGTATATGTACCAAATACTAGCCAACCTGGTTTTACATCCTTCAATCGGTATTATTTTTCTCAACAAGACAAAAAAGGAGTTATTATTGATGAAAGAAATAATGGAGGTGGCTCTGCTGCTGATTATATGATCGATATTATGTCTCGAGAAGTGGTTGGTTATTTTAATAGTAAAAGTGAAAGTAGAAGACCTTGGACCACACCAATGGCAGGAATCTGGGGTCCAAAAGTGATGATTATTAATGAAAGAGCAGGTTCTGGAGGAGATTTGCTTCCATATATGTTTAAAGAGAAAAATTTAGGACCTTTAGTAGGCACAAGAACTTGGGGTGGACTAGTTGGAACCTGGGATACACCTCGTTTTATTGATGGAGGTAGAATGGTTGCGCCAAGAGGCGGATTTTATGATGTTGATGGAAATTGGGCGGTTGAAGGCGAAGGTGTTGCGCCAGATATTGAAGTGCATCAAACCCCAAAAGAAGTTTTACAAGGTAAAGATCCGCAATTAGAAAAAGCAGTTGAAGAAGCGTTAAGACTCTTAGCAGGAAACGAATTTAAATTACAACCAGAACCAAAAGCACCGATTCGTTCTAAAAGACCAAAGGGTTATAAAAAAGATCATTAA
- a CDS encoding class I SAM-dependent methyltransferase, translating to MNFDILNDDVQQFIADNLKIDITKLILKGSPFPTISVQELANQIVAKQKSEKKLSTWFSAKKMYYPPKISIEQTSSEITANYKSKIISGDTIIDITGGFGVDCYYFSKKFKKVVHCEINEDLSNIVHYNYQQLKTNNIEVFSGNGFDFLKESSQAFDCIYIDPSRRHDVKGKVFLLKDCQPYIPPKLNFFFSKATHILIKVSPILDISNTIKDLKNVKEVHIVAIHNDVKELLFLLEKDYNSAIKIKTVNYKKETLETFDFDYLEEVTSAYSKPLTYLYEPNSAILKSGGFHQISKKLNIYKLQEHAHLYTSDKLIQFPGRTFEIKNTIPYDKKKLLKLLPEKKANITTRNFPKTVAQFRKETKIKDGGELYIFLTTDQNKKPLIILCNKHK from the coding sequence TTGAATTTTGATATTTTAAATGATGATGTACAACAATTCATTGCCGATAATTTAAAAATAGACATTACCAAACTAATTTTAAAAGGAAGTCCTTTTCCTACAATTTCTGTGCAAGAATTAGCCAATCAAATAGTAGCAAAACAAAAATCTGAAAAGAAACTATCTACTTGGTTTTCTGCCAAAAAGATGTATTATCCTCCAAAAATTAGTATCGAACAAACTTCCTCAGAAATAACAGCAAACTACAAATCAAAAATCATTTCAGGGGATACAATTATTGATATCACCGGTGGGTTTGGTGTAGATTGTTACTACTTTTCTAAAAAGTTTAAAAAAGTAGTTCACTGTGAAATAAATGAAGATTTATCAAACATTGTACACTATAACTACCAACAATTAAAAACCAACAATATTGAAGTTTTTTCAGGAAATGGCTTCGATTTTTTAAAAGAATCTAGCCAAGCTTTTGATTGTATTTATATAGATCCTTCACGACGACATGATGTAAAAGGAAAAGTTTTTTTATTAAAAGATTGCCAACCTTATATTCCACCAAAACTTAATTTTTTCTTTTCCAAAGCAACACACATCCTAATAAAAGTTTCGCCAATTTTAGACATCAGCAATACTATAAAAGACCTAAAAAATGTAAAAGAGGTACATATCGTGGCAATACATAATGATGTTAAAGAACTCCTCTTTTTATTAGAAAAAGACTATAATAGTGCGATTAAAATAAAAACAGTTAATTACAAAAAAGAAACGTTAGAAACTTTTGATTTCGATTATTTAGAGGAAGTAACCTCAGCATACTCAAAACCACTCACCTATTTATATGAACCCAATAGCGCAATCTTAAAGTCAGGAGGATTTCATCAAATTTCAAAAAAATTAAATATTTATAAATTACAAGAACATGCGCATTTATATACTTCAGATAAACTAATTCAATTTCCAGGTAGAACCTTTGAGATTAAAAATACGATTCCCTACGATAAGAAAAAACTTCTAAAACTTTTACCAGAAAAAAAAGCAAATATTACGACAAGAAATTTCCCTAAAACAGTTGCTCAATTTAGAAAAGAAACTAAAATAAAAGATGGTGGAGAATTATATATTTTTTTAACGACCGATCAAAACAAGAAGCCGCTTATCATTCTTTGTAACAAGCATAAATAA
- a CDS encoding AI-2E family transporter, with protein sequence MNSKIIANGILRAIAIIIGVLLLLFFLYKVQSVIVYIIIAAILSLIGRPFILFLRNKLKFPNSLAVVTTMLFMLSLLTGLVVLFIPLVVEQGRNLSLLEVDVLQANIQEIFKQAIHYFSSKGIDVLKEVENINFASPFETIPNLFNSIIAALGYLSIGVFSVLFISFFMMKDSGILKQAVLTLIPDNTESRFSHSLEIINTLLSQYFLGLILQISILFVLYTIILLSFDISNAVVIAFLCALLNLIPYVGPIIGAILVFCLSMISNIGLNFQSEILPTSLWILFFYSLAQIVDNFISQPIIFSKTTKSQPLEIFLIIIIGGLLFGVIGMMTAVPIYTALKVILKEFLADNKIVKSLTKNI encoded by the coding sequence ATGAATTCAAAAATAATTGCAAACGGAATTTTAAGAGCAATTGCCATTATTATTGGGGTGCTCTTACTCTTATTTTTTTTATATAAAGTTCAATCTGTAATTGTATATATCATCATTGCCGCTATTTTATCTTTAATTGGGCGTCCATTCATTCTCTTTTTAAGAAATAAATTAAAATTCCCAAATAGCCTAGCAGTAGTAACTACGATGCTCTTCATGTTAAGCTTGTTAACCGGTTTGGTTGTTTTATTTATTCCGTTGGTTGTAGAACAAGGACGAAATTTATCACTTTTAGAAGTCGATGTACTACAAGCAAACATTCAAGAAATTTTTAAGCAGGCAATCCATTATTTTTCATCCAAAGGAATCGATGTTTTAAAAGAGGTGGAAAACATCAATTTTGCTTCTCCTTTTGAAACTATACCAAATTTATTCAACTCGATAATAGCTGCATTAGGCTACTTAAGTATCGGAGTATTTTCAGTGCTATTTATTTCTTTTTTTATGATGAAAGACAGCGGAATCTTAAAACAAGCGGTGTTAACTTTAATTCCTGATAACACGGAAAGTCGTTTTTCTCATTCTTTAGAAATCATTAATACGTTGCTGTCTCAATACTTTTTAGGTTTAATTTTACAAATCTCTATTTTGTTTGTGTTATACACTATAATTTTATTGAGTTTTGATATTTCTAATGCAGTGGTCATTGCATTTTTATGTGCATTGCTAAATTTAATACCTTATGTAGGTCCGATTATTGGCGCTATACTCGTGTTTTGTTTATCGATGATTAGTAATATTGGCTTAAACTTTCAGTCAGAAATTTTACCAACTTCTCTATGGATTTTGTTCTTTTATAGTTTGGCACAAATCGTTGATAATTTTATAAGTCAACCAATTATTTTTTCGAAAACCACAAAATCTCAGCCGTTAGAAATATTTTTAATCATTATTATTGGTGGCTTGCTTTTTGGTGTAATCGGAATGATGACTGCTGTACCGATATACACGGCTTTAAAAGTAATTTTAAAAGAATTTTTAGCCGATAATAAAATCGTAAAATCTTTAACTAAAAACATATAA
- a CDS encoding RluA family pseudouridine synthase, whose protein sequence is MKIIEVHVASKQKTPIRFQEYGVGIFNSVSTKSAIKKAIKKELVCIDGVVATTSKYIAGGEKIELYQSEQPTSFKRLKLKLEVLFEDKYLAAIYKPPGILVSGNKFVTITNALPQNLAKSNLPDAVNPQPIHRLDYPTSGVLLIGKTSSAIQELGKLFQNKEIQKTYCSITIGAMPTRGEIRFPIDQKEAFTTYKVLQIVKSERFGFLNLVKLAPKTGRKHQLRKHLCALGNPILGDQHYFLENKILKGKGLYLHAYKISFLHPITKENTVIVKELPEKFKRIFTEISNL, encoded by the coding sequence ATGAAAATCATTGAAGTACATGTCGCATCAAAACAAAAGACACCAATTCGATTTCAGGAATATGGCGTTGGCATTTTTAATTCGGTTTCTACCAAATCTGCAATTAAAAAAGCCATAAAAAAAGAGCTCGTTTGTATTGACGGAGTCGTAGCTACAACATCCAAATACATTGCTGGTGGAGAAAAAATTGAATTGTATCAATCAGAACAACCAACAAGTTTTAAGAGATTAAAATTGAAGCTAGAAGTGCTGTTTGAAGATAAATATTTAGCCGCTATTTATAAACCTCCAGGCATTTTAGTGAGCGGAAATAAGTTCGTTACGATCACAAATGCATTGCCCCAAAACCTTGCAAAAAGCAACTTGCCTGATGCGGTAAACCCGCAACCTATTCACAGATTAGATTATCCTACTTCTGGAGTATTATTAATCGGAAAAACAAGTTCCGCAATTCAAGAATTGGGAAAATTATTTCAAAATAAGGAAATTCAAAAAACGTATTGTTCCATTACCATTGGAGCAATGCCAACTCGCGGAGAAATCCGTTTTCCTATCGATCAAAAGGAAGCTTTTACAACTTATAAAGTTTTACAAATTGTAAAATCAGAACGTTTTGGGTTTTTAAATTTGGTAAAATTAGCTCCCAAAACCGGAAGAAAACATCAATTAAGAAAACATTTATGCGCACTAGGAAATCCTATTTTAGGAGACCAACACTATTTTTTGGAAAATAAAATATTAAAAGGAAAGGGCTTGTATTTACATGCATATAAAATTTCATTTTTACATCCAATAACGAAAGAAAACACCGTTATTGTAAAAGAACTACCTGAAAAATTTAAACGCATTTTTACCGAAATTTCGAATTTATAA